The nucleotide sequence GCATTAAATAGATAAATAGGTATATTAAACGCTTTGATGACTGCACGAGAGATATAAACTGGAGAAACCCCCACACTCAGAGGGGGTAAAGGATATTTAGGCTCAGGTTTTGGGCCGTTAATGAGAAATTCGGCATCGGCGAGGGCAGTATATTTTCGGTCTTCTGGGGTTGCGCCGGCGGCTGAAATTCCCGGAATTAAACCCGTATTCGTAAAGCCTAAAATGCAAGCAAAAATCGGCAAACATTCTTGATACCGTTGTAACCAAGCTTGTCCTCTTTGGGGCTGAGTATAAATAGAAATCATTGACTAAGATGTTTTGAATTGCATCGTCGACGGAGCTTATAAATTAGTTTACTCATAATCCAAAATCACTTGTACCCAAGAAGGAGGGCGAGGAATAGGATTTCCTAATCGATCTAAAACCAGCAAAGCCACCAAATGAACCGCAAATAGATAGAGGAAATTATTAAAAATAATTGCAATGACTGCTAACAATTGAACTAGCAAAATATCTGGTTGAGCGAGTAATCCTAGTTTCATAAATGCCCAGTCAAGAAATCCTGTCACTTGAGTAATGGCATAGAGCCATAAATCTTCTCCTAACAAAATTGAAAATAACCAGATGCGAAAAAACAAGCCAAATACACCAATAATAGTCCCCAACAACATCGACAAATACCAAGAAGCCCCCCGTCTCCAGCAAGCCCCCAATTGCACCCCCATCACTCCATAGGGGATAAAAAAAACGATACTGCGAGTGGGTCCCATCAGTACCGATAAAAGCAATCCTGAGACAATAGCCGCCATCCAAGAAGCCCGTTGTCCCCAACGTAAATAAACAAGAGCAATGGGAAGGGCAAAAAAGATTCTTAAAACAGGCCCAAGAGGAAAATAATAATTAATCAGCCAGATTAAACTTGCCGTACTTGCCAAAAAAGCTGTTTCTACCGTGACTAAAGTCGGGCTAACTCGTAAAGAATTTTTTTGCGAAAAATTCGTCTTAGAAGAGTTAGAAACCGGTCTTTCTGACGTTTCAATTTCATCGTCAACCCAGTTGGATTCATCAGCTAAAGTATCAATCTCATTCGACAAATTTTGTTGGTTTTTGTCTTTTTGAGAGGGATTTAAATCATCAGAAAAATTATTCATCAAGCTTATCAATATAGTAATGTGGTAGTTTAATCTAGGCGTTAATTATTCCTCATTAAGTAATAACCCGTTCTAAAGATGACAGATCGAGAATACAAACGGTATCAGCAGTCCGTTGAATTAGACCTTTCTTTTCGAGTTTAGTTAGAGAACGAGTGACGGTTTCCCGAGC is from Gloeothece verrucosa PCC 7822 and encodes:
- a CDS encoding DUF2232 domain-containing protein, with the translated sequence MNNFSDDLNPSQKDKNQQNLSNEIDTLADESNWVDDEIETSERPVSNSSKTNFSQKNSLRVSPTLVTVETAFLASTASLIWLINYYFPLGPVLRIFFALPIALVYLRWGQRASWMAAIVSGLLLSVLMGPTRSIVFFIPYGVMGVQLGACWRRGASWYLSMLLGTIIGVFGLFFRIWLFSILLGEDLWLYAITQVTGFLDWAFMKLGLLAQPDILLVQLLAVIAIIFNNFLYLFAVHLVALLVLDRLGNPIPRPPSWVQVILDYE